The genomic interval TTTTGagacttctttttctttttttaaacgatgcatgcatgcatgcaaaaaaaaaaaaagtatggcAATTTACAATAGTGCAAATCTAGAGGGCTTCGCAGAGACAAACTTAGAAATGGGAACACAAAAGCATAAGtgacataaaatatattaaataaaactacaagtGGAcgattattttggttttaacatGCATCAATGAGCAATTCCATTAATATTTCAGTCAGGTATCCATGTTTCAATATATTTCAGAGATTCCCAATACCATTggaattcagattttaaaaaaaattaaaaactgggGATTATCTTAGCTCTCTTTGTttatgaataaacatttttaccagacaaaatattaattacaacACAGTTGTAGATTTTTGTTATTCAATAATACTCCAATTATTCAGCTTAAAcgacagttttttttctgtcaccaaACTCGCAGACTATTTCATTTTTCCTGCTGATTCTACTCATTACATTTCAGTAACTGTTCTCCTGCTGAACTCATATTTCTGCAAATTTCAGCAAGAGCATTCGATGAATGCAACATGTGCCCTTTTAACATACAGTTAAGAAGCTATTTGTTAAAGACACGtccatttttatagaaaatgcaATTGTTCTTGTTACGTTCCAAGACTTTAAACATATATCTATAAAAGAATCTTTAAAAGGAGACAGcatcagaaatgagaaaaattatacaattaAGATGGGAGTCACCAAATTATTGAAGACAATAATCACACATTCTTTGTACAATCAAGAataataaatgcatgaaaataGTTTACAGATGGTATTACATTTCCTGTAATGGACAAAGGTATCTTAATGTATCTGAAAAGCTTGTAGACAGctaaaaataagactttttaatataatttgaaacaaatgacaGAATCGGTTTCAatctcattttgcttttaagacaAATCTGTCAACACTTCCGACCGCCTCCCCTCGTCCCTCACGCCCCctaaatattcatattcatattcatgACCTGTCATATTGAAGTTTGACGAGAGGCTGTACCTACTGTACATGTTGGTTCCACAGCTTCCCCtgaaaatatggataaaatCAATCATTACAGAGTAAAAGTAATTTGAAGAAGGAGAAGCATATAAACAAGTCAAGTCAATGACGAGTCAATGACATGATGCAATCTGCATTTTTAACTCGGataacttaacttttttttttgtgacttgtattatacatttaaattgcTGCACTATATAATAAGTAGAatagaaatgacttttttttttggtaaattgtAAATTGTCTTGAGATTACCTATTGTAAATTAGTGTTATACaaatcaactgaattgaatttagaAATGTGACTGGACTTAAGAGAAATTATACAGTGTTTTATAGGTTGATGAAAGCAAAGAttggtatttttttctgcagagccATCCTCTCAGCAGCAGTGCAGCTGCTGTGCCACAAGTGATGCAGACAGAGAACGCTCTCCACCCCACAGCGATAATAGCTGCTAACCTTAACAGGTTCATTTACTGTTACCCAACATGATGTAGCATTTAAGGTAACATtagcttttgtttaattgggaCAAAAAAGCTAAGCTAAACTTACTCAATGGATTGAGTTAATGTTATGCTAACATACCGCAACATGGTAACCAAagaatttaagctaacattggatttttttttttaactaaaacctAAACCACCCGTATTTAAGGGGTTAAGTCGTGTTAACCAACACGCTAGCGTAAGCCaacataatattaatatttattatatagACTGGTcaatataatttgaaacaaataacagcatcagtttcagtctagttttgctttaaagacaaacctatcaaagattttttttaatacagtaaaTGTCAAAGTGCAAAACAATTACCGTAATGAAAATCTACACAGAGTGCACaacagcacattttattttggattaaaaatatattaaagtaaaCGTAATTCACCCCACTCATTCTTTCcatacagaataatacaaatcaatacTTCAAATTCATATTGTACATCTCTAAGTATCCAAATGTCAAGATCCAAAttatcacatttaacaaattagAAACTTAAACCATTTTCCCACTTTATAAACAAGAAAGCCCTCCAGTTTTCATCTAAATGACTTTTATAATGAACCTCAACATAggacaaatatggaaaatagtTCTactgcttttcacctgtgtgaatcatcatgtgctgagttaaattcagctttcgactaaaactttgtccacagttcccacatgaaaacggcttttcaccagtgtgaatcatcatgtgctgagttaaatcctgtttatgactaaaactttgtccacagttcccacatgaaaacagcttttcaccagtgtgaatcatcatgtgccgagctAAATCCTGTACTTtgtccacagttcccacatgaaaacggcttttcaccagtgtgaatcatcatgtgctgagttaaattctgttttcgactaaaatgttttccacagttcccacatgaaaacggcttttcaccagtgtgaatcatcatgtgctgagttaaatcctgtttatgactaaaactttgtccacagttcccacatgaaaacagcttttcaccagtgtgaatcatcatgtgctgagttaaattctgttttcgactaaaatgttttccacagttcccacatgaaaacggcttttcaccagtgtgaatcatcatgtgctgagttaaattctgttttcgactaaaactttgtccacagttcccacatgaaaacggcttttcaccagtgtgaatcatcctgtgctgagttaaattctgtttatgactaaaaccttttccacagtccccacatgaaaacggcttttcaccagtgtgaatcatcatgtgctgagttaaatcctgttttcgactaaaactttgtccacagttcccacatgaaaacggcttttcaccagtgtgaatcatcatgtgctgagttaaattctgtttatgactaaaactttttccacagtccCCACATggaaacggcttttcaccagtgtgaatcatcatgtgctgagttaaatgatgcttttgactaaaactttgtccacagttcccacatggaaacggcttttcaccagtgtgaatcatcacgtgccgagttaaatgatgcttttgactaaaactttttccacagttcccacatgaaaacggcttttcaccagtgtgaatcatcatgtgccgagttaaatgatgcttttgactaaaactttttccacagttcacagaTGGAAACGCCTTTTCACCGGTGTGAATTATAATATGATCATTGAGGGCATATTTGGCAGTGAAACGTTTTTCACAgatgacacatgagaaaggtttgcttctttcctgatttttctTCTCAGCTGCAGGAGCTTCCTGGAAGTTGACTTGGTTCccgtttggttctgattcagagTCTTGTGTTTGCACATAAACAGTAGCCCCCATGaaggtatcagtctcctgttttgaTGCAACCTGTTCTTCActctgactgcagtaaacttctttctcttccacttttatctgctgatgttttagatcctcctgctcttcttttctctgttgatcatctggctcttcctgttcttgtttcacctgcagaggttctaactcctcctggtccagaatGGAGCTCCTCTTCAGGTCACATAGCTTCTTATAAACGTTATGTCGTTGGCAATctagagaagaaaacagaaaaaagaggaattgttaactttatttattgaagtAAATGAGAGAAGACTTTAATTTAATCCCAAATTTGTAATTGGAAATTTTTAATTAAGTGCAAGTtataattatttctgttatttaggaattattacattttatgttggttatgttagttaaatgtcagttttataTTCAGGATTTATTGTTGCCAGTGGGAAACTACGTGAACTAATTTACACTAATCTAATATATTTATACAGACAATAGATTAGATTGTATGTATAAATAGATACATACCTTTTAAAGGTactgaagactttttaaagaacatATGTACAAGATATTTTACTTATAGTtgattattaaagtattttatggaccttaccaagctccgcccacaaccgacccacgtgaccgcaagtctcacaagcaaagcctcacagcgcgttgtttctacataaacatgactggattagtgcatcatttctaccggattttcacaatatatcagccactacaatggacagaggagctaacaagttcatgtcatcatctgggaggtggttactggtttctcagtcacaagctggttacaaacctgaggccagcaggtgtcagtcagttatggtagatctgaactttggtttgatgacgtcaatatgagaagctacagactgataggaggaaccaaagagctctgtaaaggtaaaggcaaatcttctgaagctgggatataattaatttaatttcacataattatcaccgtagaagccatttgtttgttaaaattttattaaatatatttgttctatttgatgtttgttgtgaatgacgtaaactcacaaacaaacgaggtaattagtccaacgtttagaaactacagtgGCTGTAATGCGGCACAGCAAGTAAACaagtaaacaaaggtaaaataacccgaacaggtgatcaactcaaaaccactcctacctttttactctctgtctctttgtagtttaaacctgttaccgtggcaaccgcctgcgccccttaagacgagcaaagattacgttaaaaacataacattcagtccgttatgatatcaagtttccaggcttgatatttatttctcgattattaatcagcgcttccctgaacacagcgatggttgattgactagctgtacttgatgctagcgtggctaacacgagtaacagtttagtccaaagccttttctgttaaaataaaatgttcagtgtatgtcagatacagcacacgttgcatattgatctgtttagctaacgtaagactgtgtagcagacaggcttcaaggtgtagaagttgtatcagttctgcctttatgctgtacttagctaacagGAAGCGTCTGTTTGTGAGActgccacgcacgtgaccacgtagaatgggcatcagccaatgaaaagcggcccctctggtaatgTCCGTTGACTTTGCTCTTGTACAGGCAAAACGTAAAGATGCCTGGTCATGTGACGATTCGCCGTAGCTAGATGAAACTGATACAACTTACCTGAGTTGTTTTTACCGAGAAATCGATCAGAAGCGCCGTGAAAATGGTCAGATCCGCCTCTCTGGCTGTAATGCGCGCTCCCGACACGGGGGGAACAAATTTTCTCAGGGGAACAGAATTGCGCACAAGACCTGCGAGACGGAACACCAAACGTTGGTgtttcctacctattcggtgcaAGATTATCTGGGGAGTCCGGGAAAAAGCCAGCAGTCTGCGCTGATcgtccatctcttcctccgactcgACGGTTATTTCgctaaactctgtgaatgtttcttccgCAACACTTAACCACTTGTTAATGAACTTGTTTAAGCTGGACCgaagaaatgtttaaacattcaCACGTTAAACAAAACAGACCACGTGCCCTCCGTCTTCATCCTCTACAacggcttcttcttcttcttcgattttttttttggcggttggcaaacctatggaagcccgtttccgc from Xiphophorus maculatus strain JP 163 A chromosome 2, X_maculatus-5.0-male, whole genome shotgun sequence carries:
- the LOC111611777 gene encoding gastrula zinc finger protein XlCGF8.2DB-like; the encoded protein is MDDQRRLLAFSRTPQIILHRIDCQRHNVYKKLCDLKRSSILDQEELEPLQVKQEQEEPDDQQRKEEQEDLKHQQIKVEEKEVYCSQSEEQVASKQETDTFMGATVYVQTQDSESEPNGNQVNFQEAPAAEKKNQERSKPFSCVICEKRFTAKYALNDHMMIHTGEKPFSCGNCGQSFSRKQDLTQHMMIHTGEKPFSCGDCGKGFSHKQNLTQHRMIHTGEKPFSCGNCGQSFSRKQNLTQHMMIHTGEKPFSCGNCGKHFSRKQNLTQHMMIHTGEKLFSCGNCGQSFSHKQDLTQHMMIHTGEKPFSCGNCGKHFSRKQNLTQHMMIHTGEKLFSCGNCGQSFSHKQDLTQHMMIHTGE